A window of the Cannabis sativa cultivar Pink pepper isolate KNU-18-1 chromosome X, ASM2916894v1, whole genome shotgun sequence genome harbors these coding sequences:
- the LOC133032276 gene encoding uncharacterized protein LOC133032276, with protein MASEHKDCDGRIRCPCVRCINSRFEKIDRVRAHVFDRGFMQGYDKWIYHGEPEDAVVDVAVADVESEDEMIPILEDFFPSTTEEPQGEDEQPTTNPQFDDLFEEIEAQFYSGCDWISSLNFLAKLLHLKVRGKIPNNIFEELLKLLKFAFSKENNIPSTYYEAKKRLKKLGLGYDNIDVCLYNCCLFYKENASKEACPVCGTSRWVTSENGKRKKVPCKVMRYFPLTPRLKRLYSSRITAKSMIWHHTGKSKDDGVLRHPVDGLAWKDFDAKHPEFARDPRNVRLGLAADGFNPFGNMSLAYSMWPVVLANYNLPPWLCMKDNYFLLSTLIPGAKSPGKDMDIFLRPLVDELKELWNNGVATRDSSTNSMFTMRAALLWTVNDFPARSSLSGWSGQGYKACPTCNEDTTSIRVIGKTSYVGHRRFLPSNHAMRRDTRFDGKAERRPPPRRFTCEEILSQVNALEPQIPGNHEKFGGVKRRRVAENCNWRKKSIFYELEYWSTNILKHNIDVMHVEKNVCDSLLGTILDNDKSKDTTNARHDLKKMGIRESLWIYEDANGRLMKPHAPYVLTRDKRQLFCQFVKGIKFPDGFCSNLKSKVSPDESNIIGLKSHDCHVIMQRVLAVGVRKFLPRDTATTITQLCNFFRQLCSRTLNKRYWVARSFMRWMYPFERYMKKLKNYVRNKARPEGSIAEGYVADEAVTFCSMYFKGCETRFNRLDRNEDAPSVCRYLSVFNSQSRPLTCGLIKPLDHISREKAEWYILQNSPEIQAYLERDAGKPLPVEVNLETGKVVGAEASNYVRFLGQQGGPPGEHVVEAWKEIHVKKPSGTFVNELAAKDYEELIKELDRKRLERQSQSDAGSNPNPMRLSV; from the exons ATGGCATCAGAACATAAGGATTGTGATGGACGAATACGATGTCCTTGTGTGAGATGTATAAATagtaggtttgaaaaaatagataggGTTAGAGCACACGTATTTGATCGAGGTTTTATGCAAGGATATGATAAGTGGATTTATCACGGGGAGCCTGAGGATGCCGTCGTTGATGTAGCAGTTGCTGATGTTGAATCAGAGGATGAAATGATTCCTATTTTAGAAGACTTCTTTCCTTCGACAACTGAGGAACCACAAGGAGAAGATGAACAACCAACCACAAACCCACAATTTGATGACTTATTTGAGGAAATTGAAGCTCAATTTTATTCCGGTTGTGATTGGATTTCATCTCTTAACTTTTTAGCAAAGCTATTGCATTTAAAAGTTAGGGGAAAAATTCCTAATAACATCTTTGAAGAATTATTGAAGCTTTTAAAGTTTGCGTTTTCGaaggaaaataatattccaTCAACTTACTACGAGGCAAAAAAGAGATTGAAGAAATTAGGCTTGGGTTATGATAATATCGATGTCTGTTTGTATAATTGCTGCTTATTTTATAAGGAGAATGCATCCAAGGAGGCTTGTCCAGTTTGCGGAACTAGTCGTTGGGTTACTTCCGAAAacgggaaaagaaaaaaagttccTTGCAAAGTCATGCGATACTTTCCGTTGACACCTCGACTTAAAAGATTATATAGTTCGAGGATTACAGCGAAAAGCATGATATGGCATCATACtggaaaatcaaaagatgatggGGTGTTGCGACACCCGGTCGATGGTTTAGCTTGGAAAGACTTTGATGCAAAACATCCCGAGTTTGCAAGGGACCCAAGAAATGTTCGACTTGGGTTAGCTGCGGATGgatttaatccatttggcaacatgagtcTTGCATACAGCATGTGGCCAGTGGTGTTGGCTAACTATAATCTACCACCTTGGTTATGTAtgaaagataattattttttgctcTCTACCCTAATTCCtggtgcaaaatctccaggtaaagacatggatatatttttaagaCCTTTGGTGGATGAATTAAAGGAGTTGTGGAATAATGGGGTAGCAACAAGAGATAGTTCGACTAACTCGATGTTCACCATGCGTGCTGCGCTTTTGTGGACAGTGAATGATTTTCCTGCTCGTAGTAGCTTGTCTGGGTGGAGTGGTCAAGGTTATAAAGCTTGCCCTACTTGTAATGAAGACACGACGTCCATTCGAGTGATCGGGAAGACATCATATGTTGGTCATCGAAGGTTCTTGCCAAGTAACCATGCAATGAGAAGGGATACTCGATTTGATGGTAAAGCTGAAAGAAGACCTCCTCCAAGACGATTTACTTGTGAAGAAATATTATCACAAGTTAATGCTCTCGAACCCCAAATTCCCGGAAATCATGAAAAATTTGGGGGCGTGAAACGTAGAAGAGTTGCAGAAAATTGTAATTGgaggaaaaaaagtattttctacGAGTTGGAGTATTGGAGCACGAATATTTTAAAACACAACATTGATGTCATGCATGTTGAGAAGAATGTGTGTGATAGTCTCCTAGGAACCATCTTGGATAATGATAAATCAAAGGACACAACCAATGCGCGCCATGATTTAAAGAAGATGGGTATTAGGGAATCGTTGTGGATTTATGAAGATGCGAATGGGAGGCTAATGAAACCGCATGCTCCTTATGTTTTAACTCGTGATAAAAGACAACTTTTTTGTCAGTTTGTTAAAGGAATAAAGTTTCCCGATGGCTTCTGTTCAAATTTAAAGAGCAAAGTTTCTCCAGATGAGTCTAACATTATTGGGTTAAAATCCCACGATTGTCATGTCATTATGCAGCGAGTACTAGCGGTTGGTGTCCGTAAATTTCTACCTCGTGACACTGCAACAACTATTACTCAGCTGTGTAATTTTTTTCGACAGTTATGCTCTAGAACTCTAAAT AAGCGATATTGGGTGGCCCGGTCTTTTATGAGATGGATGTATCCTTTTGAAAGgtacatgaaaaaattgaagaattatGTGAGAAATAAGGCACGTCCTGAAGGGTCAATTGCAGAAGGTTATGTTGCTGATGAGGCAGTAACTTTTTGTTCAATGTACTTTAAAGGGTGTGAAACAAGATTTAATCGACTTGATCGAAATGAAGATGCGCCTTCTGTTTGTCGCTATCTCTCAGTTTTTaattctcaatctcgtcctttAACTTGCGGACTTATCAAGCCTCTTGATCATATCAGTCGTGAAAAAGCTGAGTGGTACATTCTTCAAAATTCTCCTGAAATCCAAGCTTACTTAGA gagagatgCTGGTAAGCCCTTACCGGTGGAGGTAAATCTGGAAACAGGCAAAGTTGTTGGCGCTGAAGCAAGCAATTATGTTCGATTTCTTGGCCAACAA GGGGGTCCTCCTGGAGAGCATGTAGTTGAAGCATGGAAGGAGATCCATGTGAAAAAACCGTCTGGAACTTTCGTTAATGAGTTAGCTGCAAAAGATTAT gAGGAACTGATCAAGGAGCTTGATAGGAAGCGACTGGAACGACAATCCCAGAGCGATGCGGGATCGAATCCGAATCCGATGCGGTTATCAGTTTGA
- the LOC133031776 gene encoding putative clathrin assembly protein At4g40080 produces the protein MGIMIRRKKLRNLMGIVKDKASIIKAITLSTSLHATSMRVSIIRATTHDPSSPPSENRISAVMGGGGQGSRTISSTCINTLMGRLQATRSAAVALKCLLVAHNIVSTGSFILKDQLSFYPSTGGQNFLNLSKFRDKSDNDTWQMSSWVRWYAAVVEQNLMVSRVMGYYLCNNLDRNNNNNKVSALSSWEVLSEVDALLDYVECTRDAPDSFKNVTNGLIHDVLELVGKDYRLVQRELSIRVKELGDRIHGLSSGELTRFLEGLNRVEDGKESLSSLFKKRRSDDEFWDLISQVKMRILEIIMVKKREKETRLMITWVGGEDHVQKKSTRLSEPPQALFRLPSGGGWSSSLGLTHVIV, from the coding sequence ATGGGAATTATGATAAGGCGAAAGAAATTACGAAACTTGATGGGTATTGTCAAGGACAAAGCCTCAATCATCAAAGCCATTACTCTATCCACAAGCCTCCACGCAACTTCTATGCGCGTAAGCATCATACGCGCCACCACACACGATCCGTCATCTCCTCCTTCCGAGAATCGTATCTCCGCCGTCATGGGCGGCGGCGGCCAAGGATCCCGCACCATCTCCAGTACGTGCATAAACACACTCATGGGTCGACTCCAAGCCACGCGCAGTGCCGCCGTGGCACTCAAGTGCCTCCTCGTCGCTCATAATATTGTTTCAACAGGCTCTTTCATCCTCAAAGACCAGCTCTCCTTCTACCCTTCCACAGGGGGTCAAAATTTTCTCAACCTCTCTAAATTCCGCGACAAATCAGACAACGACACGTGGCAGATGTCTTCGTGGGTTAGGTGGTACGCCGCCGTTGTTGAGCAAAATCTAATGGTTTCTAGGGTTATGGGCTATTATTTGTGTAATAATTTGGAtcgaaacaacaacaacaataaggtTTCGGCACTTTCAAGCTGGGAAGTTTTATCTGAAGTCGACGCCCTTTTGGACTACGTGGAATGCACGCGCGACGCGCCTGATTCTTTTAAGAATGTGACGAACGGTTTGATACATGACGTTTTGGAGCTGGTGGGTAAGGATTACAGGCTTGTTCAACGTGAACTGTCGATCCGGGTCAAGGAACTTGGAGATAGGATACATGGTTTGAGTTCTGGCGAGTTGACTCGGTTTCTAGAAGGTTTGAACAGGGTTGAAGATGGTAAGGAGAGCTTGTCGTCGTTGTTCAAGAAGAGGAGAAGTGATGATGAGTTCTGGGATTTGATTAGTCAGGTTAAGATGAGGATTTTGGAAATAATAAtggtgaagaaaagagagaaggagACCAGGTTGATGATCACGTGGGTTGGTGGAGAAGATCACGTGCAGAAAAAGTCAACTAGGTTGAGTGAGCCCCCTCAGGCGTTGTTCCGGTTGCCTTCTGGTGGTGGTTGGTCGAGTAGTCTTGGTCTTACGCATGTAATTGTTTGA